CGAATGTGAGTTTGCTGTATTTGCTTGGCTCTGCCTAACTCGGACATGCCAAAACTAAACAGCACAATTTAGATTAGCGCCAAGCCGGTTTTGGTGATTTTACCCGCTTTGACTATAATGGTGCCGAGCGTGCGCGCTCACGGATAAACAACGAATGCGTTTTTTTGCGCGTCTCAAGCGCCCCAGTTGGAAATGGTTGTATGTGGGGCTAGGGGTCAAACGCTGGCTCGTGTTGCTGATCCTCGGCATCACGATGCTGGGTTTGGGTTTCGCCTACCTGCTCATCAACATTTATCGCGAAGCGCGCATGCCGGACGCGTTCTACTACATGACGCTGCAATTCATTCCGCGCGAGGTGCGCGGCGCTCTGATGGGCTTGCTCGGCATCGCGTTGGTCGCCGTCGCGCTCGTCAAACTGAATCAGTCGCTCCTCTCGCCGTTCATCACCGACGAGACTGATCTGATCGAAACGTTGTATCGCCAACGCGCGCGGCGACACGGTCCGAAAATCGTCGCGCTGGGCGGTGGCACCGGACTTTCGACGCTGTTGCGCGGATTGAAAGAACACACCGATCAACTCACCGCGATTGTCACGGTCGCCGACGACGGCGGCAGTTCAGGACGCTTGCGCCGCGACCTGGGTGTGTTGCCGCCCGGCGATTTTCGCCAGTGCATCGCCGCGCTCGCCGATTCGGAACCGTTGATGACCCAGTTGTTCCAGTACCGCTTCGGCGAAGGCGCGGGACTCGACGGGCATTCGTTCGGCAATTTGTTTATCGCCGCGATGGCGGGCGTGACCGGCAATTTTGAACGCGCTTTACTCGAATCATCGCGCGTGCTCGCGGTGCGAGGACGCATTCTCCCTTCGACATTGCAGAGTGTGACGCTGTGCGCCGATCTGCGCGAGCCGATGTCGAATGGCAGCACGCACGTCGCAGGCGAATCGGAAATTTCGCATCAGGGCAAACCGATCGAGCGCGTGTATCTCGAACCCGAACACGTTCCGGCATATCCCGATGCGGTGCGCGCAATTCTCGACGCCGACCTCGTCATCGCAGGACCGGGTAGTCTGTACACGAGCGTTATTCCGAATTTACTTGTCGAAGATATTCAGCGCGCGCTCCACGCCTCGAAAGCCGCGAAGGTGTACGTGTGCAACGTCGCGACCCAGCCCGGCGAAACGGACGCGTTCACGGTTCACGATCACTGGGACGCGCTGACACAACACGTCGGCGCGCAAGTTTTCACGCACGTCATCGCCAATCGCAATTGGAACGTGAATTTTCCCGCGCACACGTCCAGCCAATTGGTTCGTCTGCGCGACGAGAAACCGAGCGCGTTTCGCGTGACGCTCGCCGATCTCGTGGACGAAGGAAAACCCTGGCGACACGATCCGCACAAACTAGCCAAAGTGGTCTTGCAGTGGTACGACAACAATACAAAACACACGCGCGCGATTTGAATCGCGTGACGTGGTTGGTAAACTAAGGAGGATAGTCGCATGGCAACAAAAATCGGCATTAATGGTTTCGGTCGAATCGGGCGCTTGGTTTTCCGCACGATCAAGGCGCGCGTGGCGGACAAGCTTGACGTGATCGCCGTCAACGACTTGTTCGATCCCGCGACGAACGCACACCTGCTCAAGTATGATTCGACGTATGGCGCGTATGCCGGCACCGTCGCCGCGCAAGATGGCAACCTGGTCGTGGATGGCAAAACGATCAAGGTCTGCGCCGAAAAAGATTTGAACGCAATCAAGTGGGCTGAACTTGGCGCGGAGATTGTGATCGAATCCACCGGCTTGTTCACCGACGCGACGAAATCGGTGGGGCACATTACGTCGGGCGGCGCGAAAAAAGTGATCATCAGCGCGCCGGCGAAGAACGAAGACATTACGATTGTCTTGGGTGTCAATGATGACAAATACGATCCCGCCAAACATCGGATGATCTCGAACGCGTCCTGCACGACAAACGGACTCGCGCCGGTCGCCAAAGTGCTTAACGACAAATTCGGCATCGAAAAAGGTTTGCTGACGACGGTGCACGCGTACACGAACACGCAGAAACTGCAAGACCTGGGCGCAAAAGATTTGCGCGATGCGCGCGCCGCCGCGCAAAACATCGTCCCGTCCGAAACCGGCGCGGCAAAAGCCGTCGGTCTCGTGATTCCGGAACTCAAAGGCAAATTCGGCGGCATGGCATTCCGCGTGCCAACGCCGACCGTTTCAGTCGTGGACTTTACCGCGATCTTGAACAAGGAAGCGAGCAAGGAAGCAATCCGCGAGGCGATGCTTGAATACGCGGCGGGTCCGATGAAAGGCATCCTCGATGTGACCGACGAGCCGCTCGTTTCATCCGATTTGCGCGGCACGACGTTCTCATCCGTGTACAGTTCGATGGACACGCTCGTCATCGGCAACATGGTCAAGGTCGTCGCGTGGTACGACAACGAGTGGGGTTATGCCTGCCGCGTCGTGGATTTGGTCGCGATGGTGGCGTCGAAACTCTAGACAATGGAAATTAAAAGTTAGAAATTGGAAATTAGAAATTGGAGGTTGGAATTGTTCCAACCTCCAATTTCCAACCTCCAGGTGAACGATGAACAAAAAATCAATTCGTGACATTGCGCTTAAAAATAAACGCGCGCTCGTGCGCGTGGATTTCAACGTGCCGCTCGACGACAAAGGTCAAGTGACCGACGATACGCGGATTGTCGCCTCGCTCCCGACGATCCAGTACATGGTCGAGCAAGGCGCGAAAGTGATCCTGTGCTCGCACCTGGGACGACCCAAGGGCAAGGACCAGAAATTTTCGTTGCGCCCGGTCGCGACGCGCTTGGAGCAACTGCTTGGCAAGCCGGTGACGTTTGTGAGCGATTGTATCGGTCAGCCGGTGCAACGCGTCGTCGAAGCGATGAACGCGGGCGATGTGGTTTTGCTGGAGAACGTGCGGTTCTATCCCGAAGAAGAAAAGAACGATCCAGAGTTTGCGAAAAAACTCGCGGCGTTCGGCGATGTGTACGTGAACGACGCGTTCGGCTCGGCGCACCGCGCGCACGCGAGCACGGAGGGCGTGACGAAATCCTTGCCCGGCGTCGCGGGGTTCTTGATGGAAAAGGAACTCGCCTACCTGGGCAAGGCGCTCGCGAATCCGGCAAAACCGTTCGTCGCGATACTCGGCGGTGCGAAGGTGAGCGACAAGATCAAGGTCATCGAAAATCTATTGCCCAAGGTGGACTCGCTCTTGATCGGCGGCGGCATGGCGAACACGTTCCTCGCGGCGAAGGGATTGAACCTGGGTCAATCGCTCGTCGAAGCGGACAAACTCGACACGGCAAGAGCGTTGATCGAAAAAGGCGGAACGAAAATCGTTTTGCCGGTGGACGGGGTGATCGCGGACAAGTTCGACAAGGACGCCGCGAAGAAGGTCGTGGACGTGAGCGCGGTGCCGAGCGATTGGCGCGTGCTCGATGTCGGACCCAGGACGATTGACGCGTTTGCGAAAATCCTGGGCGATGCGAAAACGGTCGTGTGGAATGGACCGCTCGGCGTGTTCGAGATGCCGGCGTTCGCGAAAGGCACGGTGGAAATTGCGAAACGACTCGCGTCGTCCGGCGCGACGACGATCATCGGCGGCGGCGACAGCGCGGCAGCCGTCGAGCAAGCCGGCGTCGCGGACAAGATGACACACATCTCGACGGGCGGCGGCGCGTCGCTCGAATTTCTCGAAGGGCGCGTGTTGCCCGGTGTCGCGGCGTTGCAAGATAAATAGTCGGGTGAGACCTGGAAGGTTTGAGAAACCTTCCAGGTCTTTTTTTGCGCGTTGTGGTATAATGCGAACGATGAGAGGTGCAGTGTGATTACGCAAACTCAATTGATAACGGCGGAAGAACTGGAACGCATCCCGCAAAACGACGCGCACGTCGAACTGGTGAAAGGAGCAATCGTCAAGATGCCACCAGCAGGACATGAACATGGGGAAGTCGCACTTGCCATTGGTTCGCTCATTCGTGATTTTGTCAGACGCAACAAACTTGGCAAAACGTACGGCGCAGAGACCGGCTTTATTCTTTCGCGTAACCCAGACACTGTTCGTGCGCCCGATGCCGCGTTCGTGTCTACCGCGCGCGCGGCACAACAAACGCGGCGCACAGGTTTTTTCGACGGCGCTCCGGATTTAGCAGTCGAAGTGGTCTCACCTGAAGATACGGTTGGCGAAATTGACGCGAAAGTGATCGAGTATTTAGAAGCCGGCGTCAGACTGGTTTGGATACTGCACCCTCGCACGCGCACGATCACGGTCTATCGCTCGCTCGACGATGTGCGCGTGCTGACGGCGAACGATTCGCTCGATGGCGGCAATGTTTTGCCAGATTTCACGGTCTCAGTAAAAGAGATTTTTGAAGGATGAGCGTTTCGCAGATTCGTCTCGCGCGCCTTGATGATGCCGACGGCATCGCGCGCGTTCACGTTGACACATGGCGCACGACGTATGCCGGTATCGTGCCCGAGGAGCACCTGGCAAACTTGTCATACACGCAACGCGCGGAGCGATGGCGTAGCATCTTGGAACAGCCCGGCAATTCATTCATCTTCGTCGCCGAAACCGGTGCCGGCAAAATCATCGGGTTTGCGACCGGGATGCCCGAACGCGAAAACGATTCGGTCTACAAAAGCGAGTTGGGCGCAGTCTATGTGCTCCAAGCGTACCAAGGTCAAGGGATTGGACGACAACTCGTCGAAAAAGTTGTCAAACGATTACGTCACGACAGATTCAACACGATGCTCGTCTGGGTGCTCGCCGAAAATCCGTCGCGTCACTTTTACGCCGCGCTCGGCGGCAAGCCCGTGCGCGAGAAACCGATTGTGATCGCCGGCAAAGAATTGGTCGAGGTTGCGTACGGCTGGGATGATCTCGCCGCGCTTGATAAACTCTTGGACGAAAAAACCAAGCGCGCAAAACTCACGTGAGAAGAATAAAGAAACCAGGTTTCTTCGCTTCGCGGAAACCTGGTTTCTGTCTTTTTCTTATTCACCCAGTTTCCATCGCGTCATATCATCCGGAAATTTCGTCCATGCAAACGCGAGATGCGGACGCATCACGTACAAGCCACCGTTGTCCCACTGGGTCGGCTCTGGCGCATAACCCATCTTCGCGTACTTGTTCTTGTATCCATTCGCCACGCGCACAGCCAGCGCCGAATCCGGTTTGCCTGCCTCGCGCGCCTCACCTTCGAGAATCACCACGTTCATTCCGTCTTCGAGATGCACCGACACTTGGGCGTTCACGACGAGATCGCGCGCGCGGCGCGTTTTCGGACTGCCGTCAAAGTAGAACGCATCGTCAATCCACACACCCCACACCGGCGTCGCGTGCGGTTGACCGCTCGCGTTCGCGGTGCAGACCCAGTAGTTGAGCGCGCTCGTCATGCGTTCTTGCACATGACTCCATGACAGCATTCCCTCTTCGCTTTTTGGTACGCCGTATCCTTCAATGAACGGACGACTCGCTTTCACGTTCGCCACACTTCACCTCCGTGATTGAAAAACATAGAGACGCCGCACACCACCCGAACGTCTCTACAATCTTTTAGCTCACTGCATACTATTCACTGTTCACTGTCCACTATTCACTGTTCACTGTTCACTGTTCATTGTTCACTGCCCTACTGCCCCAACGTCCAATCCGCACCCAGGATCACGCGAAACTCGGTATCGCTTTTGGAACTAGGTGTCTGGCGTACATTGTCCGGCGTCACGCGCAACAATTTCGTTAGCGTATCGAGCGTCGCCGTTTTCGCACCGTTGTAATCAATGAGCACGGATTTGCTATAGTCGGTCCGATCCGCATTGCCGTAACTGATCACCTGCAAACCTTGTGCCTGGAGGTACTTGGTCGTTTGTTCGGCAAGCAACGGACGCGTGGTTCCATTCAACACGATGATGCGCGCCGCTTCTTGTTGCACCCGTTTGGTCTGATCGGAAACATCTTGAGGAATGACTTCATCCATCAACTTGCCGATCTTGGCGCGATCCGCCCACAGCACATTTGCGCCGGTATTCGCGCGAAACTGCACCGTCATCGTTTGATCAATCGAGCCGGTCTTGATGTTCTCCGGCTTGACTTGGCGGGCAATCGGCGCAAGGGCGAGCACATCTTGCGCCGTCATGTCCGTCTTGACAACGTTTCCCATAGATTGCATCAGTGTCGGAAGCTTGGAAAGCATATCCAGCCGCATCGCTTTTTCGCGCACCGCGAGCATCACCTGAATCTGCCGGCGCATCCGTCCATAGTCTCCATCCACGTGCCGCGTGCGCGCGTACTTGAGCGCCAGCTCGCCGTTCATGTGTTGGCGTCCCGCCGGGATGTACAGCGGACTGTAACCGTTGTTTTCATCCGGGTAGAGCGGATCGTCAATCACCCGGGGAACATCAATGTCAATGCCGCCGAGCGTATCAATCGCGCGGCGAAAGCCGTCGAAATCAATCAGTACGTAAAAATGGATCCGCCGACCCAGGTTATACTCGACGGTGCGCTTGGCAAGCCCAGGACCGCCGCCGGGAAATTTGTAGAGCGTGCCGTAATAGTACGCGACATTGATCCGGTCTTCGCGAAAATCCGGAATCGGTACGTAGAGATCGCGCGGAATCGAAACGACACCCGCGCTCAACGTTTTGGGATCGAGCGACGCGATCATCATTGAATCGGTGCGACACAAACCGTGATCCACCGCGCGGCAATCCGTGCCCATCAATAGCACATTCACGCGCTCGCCCGCCGCGATATTCGGCGCGGGCGCGGCAGTCGGTTGCGATGCGGCTTTGATGATCGGTGGACTCTCGATCTCCGGCAAGCCATTCAGGACGACCGCTTCGCGCACCATGTCGTACGTTTGATAGCCAAAGAAAAGCCCGCCACACACGACGAGCGGGATCAGTAGCACAGCCAGCACGCGCAACATACAGCCGGCAGTTGTAACAGATTTCGTCAAGGCATTCCTCCAACTTTACGAGCGCGGAAATTATAGCACATTCGCCTAGGCGATACAAGATTTGACTTTTCGTACAGGACGTTATATAGTTTCTGCCGATGTCACTCCTCGGTGAACGATTGCGTCTCGCGCGCGAGGCGCGCGGCGTTGCCGCATTGCAAGTTGAAATTGATACGCGCATCCGCGCGACCGTCATCAACGCGCTGGAACAGGGCGATTATGAAAGTCTCCCGCCCGAACCGTTTTTGCGCGGCTTGATTCGCACGTACGCGATGTATCTTGGTCTGGACGCAGAAGAAATGGTGCGGCTGTACGTCGCCGATTTCGCGCCGCCGCCGCCGCCGCCCACCGAACCGGTGCCGCGCCCCGTGCCCCCCGCGCCGCAATCCGTCGAGCCACCCCTGCCGCCGCCTACCGTCCCGATCATTCCACCC
The Chloroflexota bacterium genome window above contains:
- a CDS encoding YvcK family protein; the protein is MRFFARLKRPSWKWLYVGLGVKRWLVLLILGITMLGLGFAYLLINIYREARMPDAFYYMTLQFIPREVRGALMGLLGIALVAVALVKLNQSLLSPFITDETDLIETLYRQRARRHGPKIVALGGGTGLSTLLRGLKEHTDQLTAIVTVADDGGSSGRLRRDLGVLPPGDFRQCIAALADSEPLMTQLFQYRFGEGAGLDGHSFGNLFIAAMAGVTGNFERALLESSRVLAVRGRILPSTLQSVTLCADLREPMSNGSTHVAGESEISHQGKPIERVYLEPEHVPAYPDAVRAILDADLVIAGPGSLYTSVIPNLLVEDIQRALHASKAAKVYVCNVATQPGETDAFTVHDHWDALTQHVGAQVFTHVIANRNWNVNFPAHTSSQLVRLRDEKPSAFRVTLADLVDEGKPWRHDPHKLAKVVLQWYDNNTKHTRAI
- the gap gene encoding type I glyceraldehyde-3-phosphate dehydrogenase; translation: MATKIGINGFGRIGRLVFRTIKARVADKLDVIAVNDLFDPATNAHLLKYDSTYGAYAGTVAAQDGNLVVDGKTIKVCAEKDLNAIKWAELGAEIVIESTGLFTDATKSVGHITSGGAKKVIISAPAKNEDITIVLGVNDDKYDPAKHRMISNASCTTNGLAPVAKVLNDKFGIEKGLLTTVHAYTNTQKLQDLGAKDLRDARAAAQNIVPSETGAAKAVGLVIPELKGKFGGMAFRVPTPTVSVVDFTAILNKEASKEAIREAMLEYAAGPMKGILDVTDEPLVSSDLRGTTFSSVYSSMDTLVIGNMVKVVAWYDNEWGYACRVVDLVAMVASKL
- a CDS encoding phosphoglycerate kinase, translating into MNKKSIRDIALKNKRALVRVDFNVPLDDKGQVTDDTRIVASLPTIQYMVEQGAKVILCSHLGRPKGKDQKFSLRPVATRLEQLLGKPVTFVSDCIGQPVQRVVEAMNAGDVVLLENVRFYPEEEKNDPEFAKKLAAFGDVYVNDAFGSAHRAHASTEGVTKSLPGVAGFLMEKELAYLGKALANPAKPFVAILGGAKVSDKIKVIENLLPKVDSLLIGGGMANTFLAAKGLNLGQSLVEADKLDTARALIEKGGTKIVLPVDGVIADKFDKDAAKKVVDVSAVPSDWRVLDVGPRTIDAFAKILGDAKTVVWNGPLGVFEMPAFAKGTVEIAKRLASSGATTIIGGGDSAAAVEQAGVADKMTHISTGGGASLEFLEGRVLPGVAALQDK
- a CDS encoding Uma2 family endonuclease — protein: MITQTQLITAEELERIPQNDAHVELVKGAIVKMPPAGHEHGEVALAIGSLIRDFVRRNKLGKTYGAETGFILSRNPDTVRAPDAAFVSTARAAQQTRRTGFFDGAPDLAVEVVSPEDTVGEIDAKVIEYLEAGVRLVWILHPRTRTITVYRSLDDVRVLTANDSLDGGNVLPDFTVSVKEIFEG
- a CDS encoding GNAT family N-acetyltransferase, whose amino-acid sequence is MSVSQIRLARLDDADGIARVHVDTWRTTYAGIVPEEHLANLSYTQRAERWRSILEQPGNSFIFVAETGAGKIIGFATGMPERENDSVYKSELGAVYVLQAYQGQGIGRQLVEKVVKRLRHDRFNTMLVWVLAENPSRHFYAALGGKPVREKPIVIAGKELVEVAYGWDDLAALDKLLDEKTKRAKLT
- a CDS encoding pyridoxamine 5'-phosphate oxidase family protein — translated: MANVKASRPFIEGYGVPKSEEGMLSWSHVQERMTSALNYWVCTANASGQPHATPVWGVWIDDAFYFDGSPKTRRARDLVVNAQVSVHLEDGMNVVILEGEAREAGKPDSALAVRVANGYKNKYAKMGYAPEPTQWDNGGLYVMRPHLAFAWTKFPDDMTRWKLGE
- a CDS encoding LCP family protein; the encoded protein is MTKSVTTAGCMLRVLAVLLIPLVVCGGLFFGYQTYDMVREAVVLNGLPEIESPPIIKAASQPTAAPAPNIAAGERVNVLLMGTDCRAVDHGLCRTDSMMIASLDPKTLSAGVVSIPRDLYVPIPDFREDRINVAYYYGTLYKFPGGGPGLAKRTVEYNLGRRIHFYVLIDFDGFRRAIDTLGGIDIDVPRVIDDPLYPDENNGYSPLYIPAGRQHMNGELALKYARTRHVDGDYGRMRRQIQVMLAVREKAMRLDMLSKLPTLMQSMGNVVKTDMTAQDVLALAPIARQVKPENIKTGSIDQTMTVQFRANTGANVLWADRAKIGKLMDEVIPQDVSDQTKRVQQEAARIIVLNGTTRPLLAEQTTKYLQAQGLQVISYGNADRTDYSKSVLIDYNGAKTATLDTLTKLLRVTPDNVRQTPSSKSDTEFRVILGADWTLGQ